The following coding sequences are from one Pocillopora verrucosa isolate sample1 chromosome 5, ASM3666991v2, whole genome shotgun sequence window:
- the LOC131775059 gene encoding ALK tyrosine kinase receptor-like, which produces MEDRCTSINMGPEKKDKVLCQLSDSDHVQHPNDLKSANKCSFNTCYNNATCLVGFTNKGYMCACQPGYTGEHCEKDVDECITNTHNCDVNADCNNTEGSFNCSCKEGFNGDGKNCTVFKAVFTNLNATGRYGPTTLGSHYTGQDHDGQVTVSNGTQRWTVPYTGDYRIQAIGAAGGYDSTANSSQYRGRGAKITGTFRLNKGEVILILVGQEGTVNIAGPSSGGGGGTFVVRGANTSLIIAGGGGGVQQAVSKHAGCDASTETTGNPGFNSWSGGTDGHGAQASDRNGRGGGGGGFYSNGKSGRNFGGGGGNGGEGGRGFLQGGEGGRAWKNGIDGGFGGGGGAAGWRGGGAGGGGGGGGYSGGGVGDNAGDTCGGGGGSYNVGINRQDECCYNTAGHGQVTISSL; this is translated from the exons ATGGAAGACAGATGTACATCGATAAACATGggaccagaaaaaaaagataaagttttgtGCCAGCTGAGTGACTCAGACCACGTGCAACATCCAAATGATCTGAAATCAGCG AACAAGTGTTCCTTCAACACGTGCTACAACAATGCAACTTGCCTGGTTGGATTCACAAACAAGGGATATATGTGTGCGTGTCAGCCTGGATACACAGGGGAACACTGTGAAAAAG ATGTAGACGAATGTATTACCAATACCCACAACTGTGACGTCAATGCTGACTGCAACAATACCGAAGGTTCCTTTAATTGCAGTTGCAAGGAAGGCTTTAATGGCGATGGCAAAAACTGCACAG tatttaaagctgtttttacaaATCTTAATGCCACTGGAAGATATGGTCCAACAACGCTGGGCAGTCactacacaggtcaggatcatgacggacaagttacaGTATCCAACGGTACTCAGCGGTGGACTGTGCCGTACACTGGTGACTACAGAATACAAGCAATAGGAGCAGCAGGAGGATACGATTCAACAGCTAACAGCTCTCAGTATCGTGGAAGAGGAGCAAAAATAACTGGAACATTCCGCTTAAACAAGGGTGAAGTCATCCTGATACTTGTTGGTCAAGAGGGAACAGTAAACATAGCGGGTCCGTCATCTGGAGGcggtggaggtacatttgtagtgagaGGAGCCAACACTTCTTTAATAatagctggaggcggaggaggcGTACAGCAGGCGGTTTCAAAACATGCAGGATGCGACGCCAGCACAGAAACAACTGGGAATCCTGGGTTCAATTCATGGTCAGGGGGGACTGATGGGCATGGTGCCCAGGCCTCTGATAGAAATGGCCGGG gtggtggtggtggcgggTTTTACTCCAATGGAAAAAGTGGAAGAAACTTTGGTGGAGGCGGTGGAAATGGCGGAGAGGGTGGTAGGGGATTTCttcagggaggggagggtgggagAGCTTGGAAAAATGGTATCGATGGTGGGTTTGGTGGAGGCGGTGGAGCTGCTGGATGGAGAGGTGGAGGAgcagggggaggagggggaggagggggataCTCTGGGGGAGGCGTTGGAGACAATGCTGGTGATACctgtgggggtgggggaggctCCTACAATGTTGGAATTAATCGGCAAGATGAATGTTGCTATAACACAGCTGGTCACGGCCAGGTGACCATTTCATCATTATAG